One segment of Cohaesibacter intestini DNA contains the following:
- a CDS encoding TRAP transporter large permease codes for MVSPIFAVYFLAFLLIGLPVLFALGLSPAIALFQADKVLFMNMLYQRLYAGLDVFLLLALPFFMLAGEFMVNGGITTRIITFSQTMVQHLRGGLGHVVIIAATLFGALTGSSVAATSAIGNMMIPEMERYKYDRTYAAAITAAATVLGTIIPPSGIMLIYAFVMNTSVAAMFMSGIVPGLILCVALMLVNRWQIKKYPAVEQFERASRPERSAAFKAAILPLLTPVIILGGIYGGIFTPTEAAAIAVFYAFILSIFIMRLLKMKDVFPMFVRIAINAAAILIIVAAASGFASAISLSGIAKVITTFFYSITKDPLVLFFIMNIFLFIVGMFIDAGPAILIFAPILAPIMTAVGVDPVHFGVVMVVNLSIGLATPPMGLVLFVASGVSGVPLQKISRAIIPFLLAEFLVIFLISFFPSLVIGLPKLLGMM; via the coding sequence ATGGTCTCCCCAATCTTTGCCGTCTATTTTCTGGCCTTCCTGCTGATCGGTCTGCCGGTTCTGTTTGCGCTCGGACTGTCGCCAGCCATCGCCCTGTTTCAGGCCGACAAGGTGCTGTTCATGAACATGCTCTACCAGCGGCTTTATGCTGGTCTGGACGTGTTTCTGCTGCTCGCCCTGCCCTTCTTCATGCTGGCGGGCGAATTCATGGTCAATGGCGGCATCACCACCCGCATCATCACCTTCTCCCAGACCATGGTCCAGCATCTACGCGGCGGTCTTGGCCATGTGGTGATCATCGCAGCCACCCTGTTCGGCGCCCTGACCGGCTCATCTGTGGCCGCCACCTCGGCCATTGGCAACATGATGATCCCGGAAATGGAGCGCTACAAATATGACCGCACCTATGCGGCGGCGATCACGGCGGCGGCGACCGTTCTGGGCACCATCATCCCGCCAAGCGGCATCATGCTAATCTATGCCTTCGTGATGAACACGTCGGTCGCGGCGATGTTTATGTCCGGCATTGTGCCCGGCCTGATCCTCTGCGTCGCCCTGATGCTGGTCAATCGCTGGCAGATCAAGAAATATCCTGCCGTTGAGCAATTCGAACGGGCCTCTCGCCCGGAACGCTCGGCCGCCTTCAAGGCAGCCATCCTGCCGCTCTTGACCCCGGTCATCATTCTGGGTGGCATCTATGGGGGCATTTTCACCCCGACCGAAGCGGCTGCCATCGCCGTCTTTTATGCCTTCATCCTCTCCATCTTCATCATGCGTCTTCTGAAGATGAAGGATGTCTTCCCGATGTTCGTGCGCATTGCCATCAATGCCGCCGCCATCCTGATCATCGTCGCAGCAGCCAGTGGCTTTGCCTCTGCCATTTCCCTGTCGGGCATTGCCAAGGTCATCACCACCTTCTTCTATTCGATCACCAAGGATCCGCTGGTTCTGTTCTTCATTATGAACATCTTCCTGTTCATTGTCGGCATGTTCATAGATGCTGGGCCCGCCATTCTGATCTTCGCTCCGATCCTTGCCCCGATCATGACAGCCGTTGGCGTTGATCCGGTCCATTTCGGCGTCGTCATGGTGGTCAATCTTTCCATCGGACTGGCAACCCCGCCCATGGGCCTTGTCTTGTTCGTCGCTTCCGGCGTGTCCGGTGTGCCGCTTCAGAAAATCTCCAGAGCGATCATTCCTTTCTTGCTCGCGGAATTCCTGGTGATCTTTCTGATTTCGTTCTTCCCGTCCCTCGTTATCGGCCTGCCCAAGCTGCTGGGCATGATGTAG
- a CDS encoding TRAP transporter small permease, which translates to MLAALEKGLNRINSPIGKLGSWIGGSMLVVMTVIVLLQILFRYVLNMPLSWTDEASRFLMIYMVYLCLPIIYLQDKNIAMTFLLDALNGLRIKHLLMILIHCLAILTFLVWIKFGYDFFARGSSRADSLPITMNVIYIAPPLLMGITLLSALQKIVSELRQFIHFKPAEQEPQA; encoded by the coding sequence ATGCTTGCAGCGCTTGAAAAGGGTCTCAACAGGATCAACAGCCCCATCGGCAAACTGGGCAGCTGGATTGGTGGCTCGATGCTGGTCGTCATGACCGTCATTGTGCTGTTGCAAATCCTGTTTCGCTATGTCCTCAACATGCCATTGAGCTGGACCGATGAAGCCTCGCGCTTCCTGATGATCTATATGGTCTATCTCTGCCTGCCGATCATCTATCTGCAGGACAAGAACATCGCCATGACCTTCCTGCTTGATGCGTTAAATGGCTTACGAATCAAGCATCTTCTGATGATCCTCATCCACTGCCTCGCAATCCTCACCTTTCTGGTCTGGATCAAGTTTGGCTATGACTTCTTTGCCCGCGGTTCGAGCCGTGCCGACAGCCTGCCCATCACCATGAATGTGATCTACATCGCCCCGCCGTTGCTGATGGGTATCACGCTCCTGTCCGCGCTGCAAAAGATCGTCTCCGAGCTGCGCCAATTCATCCATTTCAAACCCGCCGAACAAGAGCCACAGGCTTGA
- a CDS encoding L-fucose/L-arabinose isomerase family protein, whose amino-acid sequence MSAKRPCIGVVALGRPTFDVPFAEEILAKAWGALESLNADLIGKPELLFDADAVLGALPALKAQKLDMLLLLQVTFTDATMTVELGKEIDAPLVMWSFPEARTGGRLRLNSFCGVNLASHALSRNDLSIDYIHADADSPKAIEDIALLAKAGAIVNELQGAKLKLVGEHPDGFDACNFNEQELQTRFGIDVDRIGISDFINQVKALPDDVADAPYERSKAQFPNLGELDQEATRKTLKVYSKLRTEADEKGYKGVAVRCWPDFFVEYGCAACGALALLNEDHTPAGCEADMMGVVTSLTLQQASGGSVFNTDLVDVNIEDDSIVFWHCGQAPIDMADTDQTIQGTIHSNRKMPLLSEFALKPGRITMARFSQGHGKLRLLLAGAEMIKAPLAFSGTAGTARPDIPVKDFLDRMINEGLEHHTALTYGEHRPIMRAIAKRLGIEVVELT is encoded by the coding sequence ATGTCAGCAAAAAGACCATGCATCGGTGTCGTCGCACTGGGTCGACCAACCTTCGACGTACCTTTTGCAGAAGAGATTCTGGCCAAAGCCTGGGGCGCTCTGGAAAGCCTCAATGCCGATTTGATTGGCAAGCCGGAGTTGCTCTTCGATGCCGACGCGGTGCTGGGTGCACTGCCTGCGCTCAAAGCGCAAAAACTTGACATGCTGCTCCTGCTGCAAGTGACATTCACCGACGCAACCATGACCGTCGAATTGGGCAAGGAAATCGACGCCCCCTTGGTCATGTGGTCTTTCCCCGAAGCCCGCACCGGTGGTCGCCTACGGCTCAATTCCTTCTGCGGCGTCAATCTCGCCAGCCACGCGCTCAGCCGCAATGATCTTTCCATCGACTATATCCATGCGGACGCCGACAGCCCGAAAGCCATTGAAGACATCGCGCTTCTGGCCAAGGCCGGTGCCATCGTCAATGAATTGCAAGGGGCCAAACTCAAGCTGGTCGGCGAGCATCCCGACGGCTTTGATGCCTGCAATTTCAATGAGCAGGAGCTTCAAACCCGCTTTGGCATCGATGTCGACCGCATTGGCATCAGCGATTTCATCAATCAGGTCAAAGCCTTGCCTGATGACGTCGCCGACGCCCCCTATGAGCGCAGCAAGGCCCAGTTCCCCAATCTCGGCGAGCTGGATCAGGAAGCCACCCGCAAGACCCTCAAAGTCTATTCCAAGCTGCGCACGGAAGCCGATGAAAAGGGCTATAAGGGCGTTGCTGTCCGCTGCTGGCCGGATTTCTTTGTCGAATATGGCTGCGCGGCCTGCGGGGCGCTTGCTCTGCTCAATGAAGATCACACCCCGGCAGGCTGCGAAGCCGACATGATGGGGGTTGTCACCTCCCTTACCCTGCAACAGGCCTCCGGCGGCTCGGTCTTCAATACCGATCTGGTCGATGTCAACATTGAGGACGACTCCATCGTCTTCTGGCATTGCGGTCAGGCCCCGATCGACATGGCCGACACCGACCAAACCATTCAGGGCACCATCCATTCCAACCGCAAAATGCCGCTCCTGTCCGAATTTGCCTTGAAGCCGGGCCGCATCACCATGGCCCGCTTCTCCCAAGGCCACGGCAAGTTGCGGCTCCTTCTGGCCGGAGCGGAGATGATCAAGGCTCCACTGGCCTTTTCCGGCACCGCTGGCACCGCCAGACCGGATATCCCCGTCAAAGACTTCCTTGACCGGATGATCAATGAGGGGCTCGAGCACCATACGGCGCTGACCTATGGCGAGCATCGCCCGATCATGCGCGCCATCGCCAAACGCCTTGGCATCGAAGTCGTCGAACTGACCTGA
- the gtfA gene encoding sucrose phosphorylase, giving the protein MKNKLQLITYIDRLSGGGVANLDALLNGPLAGLFGTVHLLPFFDPYDGADAGFDPKDHTIVDPRLGTWDDVRRLSKSHDIMADLIVNHVSAEGAAFQDFVEKGDASDHAEMFLSYASVFPQGATEQELMAIYRPRPGLPFTYITLKDGTKRLIWTTFTANQIDIDVHSAKGAAYLERILDTFAASGVTTIRLDAAGYAIKKPGTSCFMIPETYDFLEALSNKAKARNMEVLVEIHSYYQDQIAIAQKVDRVYDFALPPLLLHALFTGDANPLANWLEVSPRNALTVLDTHDGIGVIDVGAASDGRPGLLEPDAIDQLVKTMHERTGGTSLKATGAAASNLDLYQVNSTYFDALGRRDQDYLIARAVQFFAPGIPQIYYVGLLGAQNDMDLLARTNVGRDINRHYFAEGEVVDAMNSPMVAALIDLIRFRNDHPAFDGSFSLAQPDASKLVLSWKSETASATLSVDFAALQANIHHTANGVEGAFVIAPNSA; this is encoded by the coding sequence ATGAAAAACAAACTGCAACTCATCACCTATATAGACCGCCTCAGTGGTGGCGGTGTCGCAAATCTCGACGCGCTGCTCAATGGTCCTCTGGCTGGTTTGTTTGGCACGGTGCATTTGTTGCCCTTCTTCGATCCCTATGACGGGGCGGATGCGGGCTTTGACCCCAAGGATCACACCATCGTCGATCCAAGACTGGGCACCTGGGACGATGTCCGTCGCCTGTCGAAAAGCCATGACATCATGGCCGACCTGATTGTCAATCACGTCTCTGCCGAAGGCGCTGCCTTTCAGGACTTTGTTGAGAAGGGCGATGCCTCGGACCATGCGGAGATGTTTCTCAGCTATGCATCGGTTTTCCCCCAAGGGGCCACCGAACAGGAGCTGATGGCAATCTATCGCCCCCGTCCCGGCCTGCCCTTCACCTATATCACCCTGAAGGACGGCACCAAACGCCTGATCTGGACCACCTTCACCGCCAACCAGATCGACATTGACGTCCATAGCGCCAAAGGCGCGGCCTATCTCGAGCGGATTCTCGACACATTCGCCGCCTCCGGCGTCACCACCATCCGACTTGATGCTGCGGGCTATGCCATCAAGAAACCGGGCACCAGCTGCTTCATGATCCCCGAGACCTATGATTTTCTTGAGGCGCTCAGTAACAAGGCCAAGGCCCGCAACATGGAAGTGCTGGTCGAAATCCATAGCTATTATCAGGATCAGATCGCCATCGCCCAAAAGGTCGATCGGGTTTATGATTTTGCCTTGCCACCGCTGCTGCTTCATGCGCTCTTCACTGGCGATGCAAACCCGCTGGCAAACTGGCTGGAGGTCAGCCCACGCAATGCCCTGACCGTGCTCGATACCCATGACGGCATCGGCGTGATTGATGTCGGCGCGGCGTCCGATGGTCGCCCCGGCCTGCTTGAACCAGACGCCATCGATCAGCTGGTCAAAACCATGCATGAGCGCACGGGGGGCACTTCGCTCAAAGCCACCGGGGCTGCGGCCTCCAATCTCGATCTTTATCAGGTCAATTCCACCTATTTCGACGCCCTTGGTCGCCGCGATCAGGACTATCTGATCGCCCGCGCTGTCCAATTCTTCGCCCCCGGCATTCCGCAGATCTATTATGTTGGTCTACTCGGCGCGCAAAATGACATGGACCTGCTCGCGCGCACCAATGTCGGGCGTGACATCAATCGTCACTATTTTGCCGAAGGCGAAGTCGTCGATGCAATGAACAGCCCGATGGTGGCCGCGCTGATCGATTTGATCCGCTTCCGCAATGACCATCCGGCCTTTGACGGCAGCTTCTCACTCGCGCAGCCGGATGCCTCAAAATTGGTGCTGAGTTGGAAGAGTGAGACAGCAAGCGCCACCTTGAGTGTCGATTTTGCAGCGCTCCAAGCCAATATCCACCACACCGCCAACGGCGTGGAAGGAGCCTTCGTCATTGCCCCCAACAGCGCCTGA
- a CDS encoding response regulator, whose amino-acid sequence MTTRILCVEDEELLLDDIVEELQDEGYETLKAHNGKEAIEILKHETVDLILCDIMMPLIDGLTTLKLVRERLPQHNEVPFIFLTAKATREDILAGKRLGVDDYLTKPIDYDLLHATISTRINQVHRFRDTNEERLKRIYNALKEKQSDNAPLSVSLIAKSHSYVAPIEQGLKEVGCMVEFIQEEHLSKRKDAVEENDLCFLLYSKVVHFYLSGLINTKKTHGRGKMVLLCNDKVDENLKKALVDLGIGRTIDYPFPPVKIFKIIMAAMQNK is encoded by the coding sequence ATGACGACGAGAATTTTGTGCGTCGAAGACGAAGAATTGTTGCTCGATGATATCGTCGAAGAATTGCAGGATGAAGGCTATGAAACGCTGAAAGCCCACAATGGCAAGGAAGCCATTGAAATCCTCAAACATGAAACCGTCGATCTCATTCTGTGCGATATCATGATGCCGCTGATCGATGGCCTGACCACCCTCAAACTGGTGCGCGAACGCCTGCCCCAGCATAACGAGGTGCCGTTCATTTTCCTCACCGCCAAGGCCACCCGCGAAGACATTCTGGCCGGCAAGCGCTTGGGCGTTGATGACTATCTTACCAAACCCATCGATTATGACCTGCTGCATGCCACCATCAGTACGCGCATCAATCAGGTGCACCGCTTCCGCGACACCAACGAGGAACGCCTGAAGCGCATCTACAATGCCCTGAAGGAAAAACAGAGCGACAATGCGCCTCTGTCCGTCTCACTGATAGCCAAGTCCCATTCCTACGTCGCCCCGATCGAACAGGGCTTGAAGGAAGTGGGCTGCATGGTCGAGTTCATTCAGGAAGAGCATCTGTCAAAGCGCAAGGATGCGGTGGAGGAAAATGATCTCTGTTTTCTGCTCTACAGCAAAGTGGTGCATTTCTATCTCTCTGGCCTGATCAATACCAAAAAGACCCATGGGCGTGGCAAGATGGTGCTGCTATGCAACGACAAGGTCGATGAAAATCTCAAAAAGGCTCTGGTCGATCTGGGTATCGGCCGAACAATCGATTACCCCTTCCCGCCGGTCAAGATTTTCAAAATCATCATGGCGGCGATGCAGAACAAATAG
- a CDS encoding sensor histidine kinase, translating to MPYYIGDSDLEKHLLSFLMQSAHQGMSLVSNEMEVVFINKAACDMLGLPIEVLEENPSLEFLLRYLAERGVYGPGDPEKLVQEVLETARQFNPIEIEREQPDGRIIRMQRTPLGHSGFVTIYSDITDQRTYEANLEATQYELEMKLEHSLDEVNYHRDLLVNAMDAVDDGLIVFDENDHLVLANKRMQDLYPSLKRHLVQNSHIDCIEGFSIPESQRSEDDATNLFSSSEHKLHDDNWYRINQSPTVNGGRIAIFSDVSVYKDQTHKLQDHTNQLVKLLQKEINLSETQREFVSMASHEFKTPLAIIDSNAQRIQRKIGEIPNERLRERIGNIRDSVQRMQYLINRFMDFSTDEITGLKVEAKRQPFRGALEKLCISHLEMGEDCNIVWDLDALPQFAHFDQNMLDQCVSNILSNAIKYSEPMAPITVTGERTDRYLKIRVADQGVGIPKSEMSKIFNKYYRASTSSGIAGTGIGLNFAQMALKEHDGHIEVESEVGKGSCFTIFLPAKLAIDDQDESTAPVRAVS from the coding sequence ATGCCATACTATATCGGTGACAGTGACCTCGAAAAGCACCTGCTCTCATTTCTGATGCAATCGGCCCATCAGGGGATGTCACTGGTGAGCAACGAGATGGAAGTCGTTTTCATCAACAAGGCGGCTTGCGACATGCTCGGCCTGCCCATTGAAGTGCTTGAGGAAAACCCATCCCTCGAATTCTTGCTGCGCTATCTGGCCGAACGGGGCGTCTATGGCCCTGGCGACCCTGAGAAGCTGGTGCAAGAAGTGCTGGAAACCGCACGCCAGTTCAACCCCATCGAGATCGAGCGCGAACAACCGGACGGGCGCATCATTCGCATGCAGCGCACTCCATTGGGGCATTCCGGTTTCGTCACCATTTACAGTGATATCACCGATCAGCGCACTTATGAAGCCAATCTCGAAGCGACCCAGTATGAACTGGAAATGAAGCTCGAACACAGCCTCGACGAAGTCAATTACCACCGTGATCTGCTGGTCAATGCCATGGATGCCGTTGATGATGGCCTGATCGTTTTTGACGAAAATGACCATCTGGTGCTAGCCAACAAGCGCATGCAGGATTTGTATCCCTCGCTGAAACGCCACCTTGTGCAGAATTCCCATATCGACTGTATCGAAGGCTTCAGTATTCCTGAAAGCCAGCGATCCGAGGACGACGCAACCAACCTGTTCAGCAGCAGTGAGCACAAACTGCATGACGACAACTGGTATCGCATAAACCAGTCCCCGACGGTCAATGGCGGCCGCATCGCGATCTTTTCTGATGTATCGGTCTACAAGGACCAAACCCACAAACTGCAGGATCACACCAACCAGCTGGTCAAATTGTTGCAAAAGGAAATCAACCTGTCAGAAACCCAGCGCGAATTCGTCTCGATGGCGTCTCACGAATTCAAGACACCGCTGGCCATCATCGACAGCAACGCCCAGCGTATCCAGCGCAAGATCGGCGAAATTCCCAATGAGCGCCTGCGCGAACGCATTGGCAATATCCGCGACTCCGTGCAACGCATGCAATATCTGATCAATCGCTTCATGGACTTCTCAACCGATGAAATCACCGGCCTGAAAGTCGAGGCCAAGCGGCAACCTTTCCGCGGGGCGCTGGAAAAATTGTGCATATCCCATCTGGAAATGGGCGAAGACTGCAACATTGTCTGGGATTTGGACGCATTGCCACAATTCGCCCATTTCGACCAGAATATGCTCGACCAATGCGTCAGCAATATCCTGTCGAACGCCATCAAATATTCCGAACCGATGGCTCCGATCACGGTAACGGGTGAACGCACTGACCGGTATCTGAAAATCCGGGTTGCAGATCAGGGCGTTGGCATTCCCAAGAGCGAAATGTCCAAGATCTTCAACAAATACTATCGTGCCTCAACCTCCAGCGGCATCGCCGGCACCGGCATCGGCCTCAACTTCGCGCAGATGGCCCTGAAAGAACATGATGGTCACATTGAAGTCGAGAGTGAAGTCGGCAAGGGGTCCTGCTTCACGATTTTCCTGCCAGCCAAACTGGCGATCGACGACCAAGATGAAAGCACTGCCCCGGTCCGGGCCGTATCCTGA
- a CDS encoding low molecular weight protein-tyrosine-phosphatase, with translation MSRSIGGRDRPPKAGLTSMARGIQSILFVCLGNICRSPLAEGVMRHKLQLAGLGEQVRLDSCGTGPWHVGNPPDRRSVGIARQHGIAMDDLRARKVRRQDFYEFELILAMDRDNLADLQAIQPRDGIAELALYLDYCEVADDLGFDEVPDPYYGGDRGFGAVYAMIDRASDFLIARCR, from the coding sequence ATGTCGCGATCCATTGGTGGTCGGGACAGACCACCAAAAGCGGGGCTGACCAGTATGGCGCGAGGCATCCAATCCATTCTCTTTGTCTGCTTGGGCAATATCTGCCGCTCTCCTCTGGCTGAAGGGGTGATGCGTCACAAGCTGCAGTTGGCGGGATTGGGGGAGCAGGTCCGGCTGGACAGTTGTGGCACCGGACCTTGGCATGTGGGCAACCCGCCAGACCGACGCTCGGTGGGCATTGCCCGTCAGCATGGTATCGCGATGGATGATTTGCGGGCGCGCAAAGTGCGGCGACAGGATTTTTATGAGTTCGAGCTGATTTTGGCGATGGACCGGGACAATCTGGCCGATCTGCAGGCTATCCAACCGCGGGACGGCATCGCGGAGCTGGCGCTCTATCTAGATTATTGCGAGGTCGCGGATGATCTGGGCTTTGATGAGGTGCCCGATCCCTATTATGGGGGCGATCGTGGTTTTGGTGCGGTTTATGCGATGATCGACCGGGCAAGCGACTTTCTCATCGCTCGCTGTCGTTGA
- the thpR gene encoding RNA 2',3'-cyclic phosphodiesterase yields the protein MPRLFAGLEIPPSISNLLSLQKGGLYGARWVDQSNYHITLRFMGDVDYALANEIVFEMSQIQYPEFDLSLRGFGAFGSKKPHSVFAAVQNSEDLYLLHRELEQRMNKIGLKPDKHDYTPHVTLARLNKNAEAIDVANYLAMRGNFRTEQFSVPRFVLYSAKDSIGGGPYVVEESFDLL from the coding sequence ATGCCACGCTTGTTTGCCGGTTTGGAAATCCCCCCTTCCATCAGCAATCTGCTGTCCTTGCAAAAGGGCGGTCTGTATGGTGCCCGCTGGGTGGACCAATCCAACTATCACATCACACTGCGTTTCATGGGCGATGTTGACTATGCGCTCGCCAATGAAATTGTCTTCGAGATGTCGCAAATCCAATATCCTGAATTTGATCTGTCCCTCAGAGGCTTTGGTGCCTTTGGATCAAAGAAACCTCACTCGGTCTTTGCAGCGGTGCAGAATAGTGAAGATCTCTATCTGCTCCATCGCGAACTGGAGCAGCGGATGAACAAGATCGGCCTGAAGCCGGACAAACACGATTATACGCCGCATGTCACCCTCGCCCGCCTGAACAAGAATGCCGAAGCGATCGACGTGGCCAATTATCTGGCCATGCGGGGCAATTTCCGCACCGAACAATTCAGTGTGCCGCGCTTTGTGCTCTATTCTGCCAAGGACAGCATTGGCGGCGGGCCTTATGTGGTCGAGGAAAGCTTCGATCTATTGTAG
- a CDS encoding aldo/keto reductase — protein sequence MEMRKLGRTDLEVSSLCLGTMTWGEQNTQAEAFEQMDYATENGINFFDTAELYAIPPKPETQGRTEEIIGNWLHEKGNRDELIIASKVIGRSGMTWFRKDGSPGQLNRAQINEAVNASLKRLKTDYIDLYQIHWPDRNVTQFGANPIIYAHPRQAEDENSIAEILDVMNDLVKAGKIRHLGLSNESGWGTMRFVSEADAGKGPRVVSVQNAYSLLNRTFEVNMAEIAMRENVGLLPYSVLGQGFITGKYLDGKRPHGARATLFDRQHRYTTPGADPAIRGYLKVAEDFNVDIAQLSIAFATSRPFVTSTILGATTLEQLKIDIAAHDMVVTEEMEAAINAVHMVHANPCP from the coding sequence ATGGAAATGAGAAAACTCGGTCGCACCGACCTGGAAGTCAGTAGTCTGTGCCTTGGCACCATGACATGGGGTGAACAAAACACCCAGGCCGAAGCCTTCGAGCAAATGGATTATGCCACCGAAAACGGCATCAACTTCTTTGACACAGCAGAGCTCTATGCCATTCCGCCCAAGCCGGAAACCCAGGGCCGGACCGAAGAAATCATCGGCAACTGGCTGCACGAAAAGGGCAACCGCGACGAGTTGATCATTGCCTCCAAGGTCATAGGTCGCAGCGGCATGACATGGTTTCGCAAGGATGGATCCCCCGGTCAGCTGAACCGCGCCCAGATCAACGAAGCGGTCAATGCCAGTCTCAAACGCCTGAAAACCGACTATATCGACCTCTACCAGATCCATTGGCCTGATCGCAATGTCACCCAGTTTGGCGCCAACCCGATCATCTATGCCCACCCGCGGCAGGCAGAAGACGAAAATTCCATCGCCGAGATTCTCGATGTGATGAATGATCTGGTCAAGGCGGGCAAGATCCGTCATCTCGGCCTGTCCAACGAGAGCGGCTGGGGCACCATGCGCTTCGTCTCGGAAGCCGATGCCGGCAAGGGGCCACGCGTTGTATCCGTCCAGAATGCCTATAGCCTGCTGAACCGGACCTTCGAGGTCAATATGGCCGAGATCGCCATGCGCGAGAATGTCGGCCTGCTGCCTTATTCCGTGCTCGGACAGGGTTTCATCACCGGCAAATATCTTGACGGAAAACGCCCACATGGCGCGCGTGCCACCCTGTTTGACCGCCAGCACCGCTACACCACACCGGGAGCAGACCCGGCCATTCGCGGCTATCTCAAAGTGGCTGAGGACTTCAATGTCGACATCGCACAATTGTCCATCGCCTTTGCCACCTCGCGCCCCTTTGTTACCTCAACGATCCTTGGCGCAACCACCCTTGAGCAGCTCAAAATCGACATTGCCGCCCATGACATGGTGGTGACCGAAGAGATGGAAGCCGCCATCAATGCGGTCCATATGGTCCACGCCAACCCGTGCCCATAA
- a CDS encoding arylesterase, whose protein sequence is MPKTPKDQRPQSQAATRDLTPLLRLAMAGSFLLLLLFVTLTRLHAAEPMRILAFGDSLSAGYQLPAGKGFTDQLQKSLTEQGLNVEVINAAVSGDTSANGLSRLDWSTPDGIDLVVLELGANDALQGLPVDKTKANLAAMIEKFRAKGAKVALMGMKAPPNMGQTYVSAFDAIYPALAEEMNVPLLPFFLEGVAGDPSLNLADGIHPNPQGIEIIVSNVAPFLLDIVKDLN, encoded by the coding sequence ATGCCCAAAACCCCAAAAGACCAAAGACCCCAGTCGCAGGCAGCCACCCGTGATCTGACCCCGCTTCTACGGCTGGCGATGGCTGGCAGTTTTCTTTTGCTCCTGCTTTTCGTGACACTCACCCGCCTGCACGCTGCCGAACCTATGCGCATTCTGGCCTTTGGCGACAGTCTGTCCGCAGGCTACCAGCTGCCCGCTGGCAAGGGCTTCACCGATCAGTTGCAGAAAAGTCTCACCGAGCAGGGATTGAACGTCGAGGTGATCAATGCGGCGGTCTCTGGCGACACCAGCGCCAACGGTCTGTCGCGCCTTGACTGGTCAACCCCTGACGGGATCGATCTGGTGGTGCTGGAACTGGGTGCCAACGACGCTTTGCAGGGTCTGCCGGTTGACAAGACCAAGGCCAATCTCGCCGCCATGATCGAAAAATTCCGTGCCAAGGGTGCCAAGGTCGCGCTAATGGGCATGAAAGCCCCCCCCAATATGGGTCAGACATATGTCTCTGCCTTTGACGCAATCTATCCGGCACTCGCCGAGGAAATGAACGTGCCCTTGCTACCCTTTTTCCTTGAAGGCGTTGCCGGTGATCCCTCCCTCAATCTGGCAGATGGCATCCACCCCAATCCCCAAGGCATTGAAATCATCGTCAGCAATGTTGCACCTTTCCTCCTTGACATAGTAAAAGACCTTAACTGA
- a CDS encoding ABC transporter ATP-binding protein has translation MISLHDVYLSLGAGHSRVDILRGIELDIARGQSVGLVGPSGSGKSTLLMVMAGLEQADKGKVLVDGSDMSAMDEDTLARFRGAEIGIIFQSFHLVPTMTALENTAIPLELAGRSDAYDVAKAELEAVGLGPRIHHYPAEMSGGEQQRVAIARALAPRPAILIADEPTGNLDAETGKEISDLMFRLHKERGMTLMLVTHDPNLADRCERVVRLRSGQLVEDDHEQASGAVAG, from the coding sequence ATCATCTCCCTGCATGACGTTTATCTCAGTCTCGGCGCGGGTCATTCGCGGGTCGATATCCTGCGCGGCATCGAGCTTGATATTGCGCGCGGTCAGTCAGTGGGGCTGGTTGGGCCGTCCGGCTCTGGCAAATCAACCCTTTTGATGGTGATGGCCGGGTTGGAGCAGGCCGATAAGGGCAAGGTGCTGGTCGATGGCAGCGACATGTCGGCGATGGATGAAGATACGCTGGCACGGTTTCGCGGGGCGGAGATTGGCATCATTTTCCAGTCCTTCCATCTGGTGCCGACCATGACAGCGCTTGAAAATACTGCCATTCCGCTGGAACTGGCCGGGCGCAGCGACGCCTATGATGTGGCGAAAGCCGAGTTGGAAGCGGTTGGTCTTGGGCCGCGAATTCATCATTATCCGGCAGAAATGTCCGGTGGAGAGCAACAAAGGGTGGCGATTGCCCGGGCGTTGGCGCCTCGGCCCGCGATCCTGATTGCCGATGAGCCAACGGGCAATCTGGATGCCGAGACTGGCAAGGAAATTTCCGATCTGATGTTCCGGCTGCATAAAGAACGCGGCATGACCCTGATGCTTGTGACCCATGACCCCAATCTGGCGGATCGCTGCGAGCGAGTGGTGCGGCTGAGATCCGGCCAACTGGTTGAAGACGACCATGAACAGGCCAGTGGTGCGGTAGCAGGTTAG